The following coding sequences are from one Lolium rigidum isolate FL_2022 chromosome 6, APGP_CSIRO_Lrig_0.1, whole genome shotgun sequence window:
- the LOC124666429 gene encoding uncharacterized protein LOC124666429 isoform X3, whose amino-acid sequence MACSFSPSSAARLQAVDAAAAAAVKSARVPLKASASPAPRSLAGCKAARQEFEGATQDPSVSADSAILSSVVSSARTQLGLLEQLTSSSTTDATENGAPTETRVQTTIREQLAALYGDRGDEFTFTLPLGKRLRQGLKTLNALTVSQRRNIKRQALLTKVSGRNDSVFFATVGVFVLGPPIAILAIAVLTGYVQLLP is encoded by the exons ATGGCCTGCAGCTTCTCCCCTTCCTCCGCCGCGAGGCTCCAGGCggtcgacgcggcggcggcggcggccgtgaagAGCGCGAGGGTGCCCCTCAAGGCGTCCGCCTCGCCGGCGCCGAGATCGCTGGCCGGCTGCAAGGCTGCCCGGCAGGAGTTCGAGGGCGCCACACAGGATCCCAGCGTCTCAG CTGACAGTGCCATCTTGTCTTCTGTAGTTTCTTCGGCACGCACCCAATTGGGTCTCCTGGAGCAACTGACATCATCCTCTACAACTGATGCCACTG AGAATGGCGCCCCTACAGAAACCCGTGTGCAAACTACCATCCGCGAGCAACTGGCAGCGCTGTACGGTGACAGGGGCGATGAATTCACGTTCACCCTCCCGCTGGGAAAGAGACTCAGGCAAGGGCTCAAGACCCTCAACGCCCTGACCGTCTcgcagaggaggaacatcaagagGCAAGCGCTGCTCACCAAGGTCAGTGGGAGGAATGACTCGGTGTTCTTCGCTACTGTCGGGGTATTCGTGCTTGGGCCGCCTATCGCCATTTTAGCTATTGCTGTCCTAACTGGCTATGTCCAGCTGTTGCCATGA
- the LOC124666429 gene encoding uncharacterized protein LOC124666429 isoform X2, with protein sequence MACSFSPSSAARLQAVDAAAAAAVKSARVPLKASASPAPRSLAGCKAARQEFEGATQDPSVSAADSAILSSVVSSARTQLGLLEQLTSSSTTDATENGAPTETRVQTTIREQLAALYGDRGDEFTFTLPLGKRLRQGLKTLNALTVSQRRNIKRQALLTKVSGRNDSVFFATVGVFVLGPPIAILAIAVLTGYVQLLP encoded by the exons ATGGCCTGCAGCTTCTCCCCTTCCTCCGCCGCGAGGCTCCAGGCggtcgacgcggcggcggcggcggccgtgaagAGCGCGAGGGTGCCCCTCAAGGCGTCCGCCTCGCCGGCGCCGAGATCGCTGGCCGGCTGCAAGGCTGCCCGGCAGGAGTTCGAGGGCGCCACACAGGATCCCAGCGTCTCAG CAGCTGACAGTGCCATCTTGTCTTCTGTAGTTTCTTCGGCACGCACCCAATTGGGTCTCCTGGAGCAACTGACATCATCCTCTACAACTGATGCCACTG AGAATGGCGCCCCTACAGAAACCCGTGTGCAAACTACCATCCGCGAGCAACTGGCAGCGCTGTACGGTGACAGGGGCGATGAATTCACGTTCACCCTCCCGCTGGGAAAGAGACTCAGGCAAGGGCTCAAGACCCTCAACGCCCTGACCGTCTcgcagaggaggaacatcaagagGCAAGCGCTGCTCACCAAGGTCAGTGGGAGGAATGACTCGGTGTTCTTCGCTACTGTCGGGGTATTCGTGCTTGGGCCGCCTATCGCCATTTTAGCTATTGCTGTCCTAACTGGCTATGTCCAGCTGTTGCCATGA
- the LOC124663386 gene encoding uncharacterized protein At4g18257-like encodes MSSPAGTAPPSSSSSSSSSASAPNQQGGGPKERRMESLGWLTESTVMPKKHKAIEGVGAASILDLKAQLYRTQEEARNSAPADAASGEFRRAKKRAGPADPLGAKNSGVDARAHKDKLELKAVKDGSVCYSALEKKAELYEKLARGELPDEEDQEKYCVDFFQKSFHQVSERRQPETPTASGHAEPENESADSMPNAKPMGLGRTGATIDQDEHRRFVREVHEEVSEARHKASTMKSRRQEQDLARREKLKQAYLKKRLEKLIAEKQASSASDEQPAS; translated from the exons aTGTCGTCGCCGGCAGGTaccgcgccgccctcctcctcctcctcctcctcctcctccgcgtccgCCCCGAACCAGCAGGGCGGCGGTCCCAAGGAGCGGCGGATGGAGTCGCTCGGGTGGCTGACGGAGTCGACGGTGATGCCGAAGAAGCACAAGGCCATCGAGGGCGTCGGCGCGGCGTCCATACTCGACCTGAAGGCCCAGCTCTACCGCACCCAGGAGGAGGCCCGCAACTCCGCCCCCGCTGACGCCGCCTCCGGCGAGTTCCGCCGCGCCAAGAAACGCGCCGGCCCTGCGGACCCCCTCGGGGCCAAGAACTCCGGCGTTGACGCACGTGCCCACAA GGATAAGCTGGAGCTGAAAGCTGTGAAAGATGGTTCTGTGTGTTATTCTGCCCTAGAAAAGAAGGCAGAGTTGTATGAGAAATTAGCCAGAGGCGAGCTACCTGATGAAGAAGACCAGGAGAAATATTGTGTTGATTTCTTCCAGAAAAGTTTTCACCAAGTCAGCGAGCGCCGGCAGCCAGAGACCCCTACTGCCTCTGGGCATGCAGAACCAGAAAATGAGAGTGCCGATTCAATGCCAAATGCCAAGCCAATGGGCCTTGGACGAACTGGTGCAACAATTGACCAAGATGAGCACAGACGCTTTGTCAG GGAGGTTCACGAGGAAGTAAGTGAGGCTAGGCATAAGGCTTCAACGATGAAATCCCGGCGACAAGAGCAGGACTTGGCTCGCAGAGAGAAACTCAAGCAAGCTTACCTCAAGAAACGCCTGGAGAAGTTGATTGCTGAAAAGCAGGCATCTTCAGCCAGTGATGAGCAACCAGCTAGCTAG
- the LOC124666429 gene encoding uncharacterized protein LOC124666429 isoform X4 produces MACSFSPSSAARLQAVDAAAAAAVKSARVPLKASASPAPRSLAGCKAARQEFEGATQDPSVSVSSARTQLGLLEQLTSSSTTDATENGAPTETRVQTTIREQLAALYGDRGDEFTFTLPLGKRLRQGLKTLNALTVSQRRNIKRQALLTKVSGRNDSVFFATVGVFVLGPPIAILAIAVLTGYVQLLP; encoded by the exons ATGGCCTGCAGCTTCTCCCCTTCCTCCGCCGCGAGGCTCCAGGCggtcgacgcggcggcggcggcggccgtgaagAGCGCGAGGGTGCCCCTCAAGGCGTCCGCCTCGCCGGCGCCGAGATCGCTGGCCGGCTGCAAGGCTGCCCGGCAGGAGTTCGAGGGCGCCACACAGGATCCCAGCGTCTCAG TTTCTTCGGCACGCACCCAATTGGGTCTCCTGGAGCAACTGACATCATCCTCTACAACTGATGCCACTG AGAATGGCGCCCCTACAGAAACCCGTGTGCAAACTACCATCCGCGAGCAACTGGCAGCGCTGTACGGTGACAGGGGCGATGAATTCACGTTCACCCTCCCGCTGGGAAAGAGACTCAGGCAAGGGCTCAAGACCCTCAACGCCCTGACCGTCTcgcagaggaggaacatcaagagGCAAGCGCTGCTCACCAAGGTCAGTGGGAGGAATGACTCGGTGTTCTTCGCTACTGTCGGGGTATTCGTGCTTGGGCCGCCTATCGCCATTTTAGCTATTGCTGTCCTAACTGGCTATGTCCAGCTGTTGCCATGA
- the LOC124666429 gene encoding uncharacterized protein LOC124666429 isoform X1, which produces MACSFSPSSAARLQAVDAAAAAAVKSARVPLKASASPAPRSLAGCKAARQEFEGATQDPSVSVSAADSAILSSVVSSARTQLGLLEQLTSSSTTDATENGAPTETRVQTTIREQLAALYGDRGDEFTFTLPLGKRLRQGLKTLNALTVSQRRNIKRQALLTKVSGRNDSVFFATVGVFVLGPPIAILAIAVLTGYVQLLP; this is translated from the exons ATGGCCTGCAGCTTCTCCCCTTCCTCCGCCGCGAGGCTCCAGGCggtcgacgcggcggcggcggcggccgtgaagAGCGCGAGGGTGCCCCTCAAGGCGTCCGCCTCGCCGGCGCCGAGATCGCTGGCCGGCTGCAAGGCTGCCCGGCAGGAGTTCGAGGGCGCCACACAGGATCCCAGCGTCTCAG TATCAGCAGCTGACAGTGCCATCTTGTCTTCTGTAGTTTCTTCGGCACGCACCCAATTGGGTCTCCTGGAGCAACTGACATCATCCTCTACAACTGATGCCACTG AGAATGGCGCCCCTACAGAAACCCGTGTGCAAACTACCATCCGCGAGCAACTGGCAGCGCTGTACGGTGACAGGGGCGATGAATTCACGTTCACCCTCCCGCTGGGAAAGAGACTCAGGCAAGGGCTCAAGACCCTCAACGCCCTGACCGTCTcgcagaggaggaacatcaagagGCAAGCGCTGCTCACCAAGGTCAGTGGGAGGAATGACTCGGTGTTCTTCGCTACTGTCGGGGTATTCGTGCTTGGGCCGCCTATCGCCATTTTAGCTATTGCTGTCCTAACTGGCTATGTCCAGCTGTTGCCATGA
- the LOC124668420 gene encoding cytochrome b561 domain-containing protein At4g18260-like, giving the protein MLVSGQKGRLLVLCTCFVILSLLTVPSNGSSNSTEDLNQNHNKTGHPLQLTPKAAFQLKLHALFHWSSFGFLMPVGILLVRMSSKSKSGRCVRVLFYCHVISQIAAVLLAASGAALSLMHFENSFSNTHQRVGLALYVFMCLQPIIGFFRPERGAKVRSLWFFVHWLLGIAVCATGIANVYTGLRTYHERTTKSVSVWTGLLTVEVTFLAFFYLLIDRWSYMIKQGHLPVEQLKPNDNHRTYPTTLRKELAMVQE; this is encoded by the exons ATGCTGGTGTCTGGGCAAAAAGGTCGACTGCTCGTTCTGTGCACATGTTTTGTGATTCTTTCGCTTCTTACAGTGCCGTCCAATGGCTCGTCAAATTCCACGGAAGATCTCAATCAAAACCACAACAAGACCGGGCATCCTCTTCAG CTGACGCCCAAAGCAGCATTTCAGCTCAAGCTACACGCGCTGTTCCACTGGTCCTCTTTTGGTTTCCTGATGCCTGTAGGGATACTGCTGGTCAGGATGTCAAGCAAGTCGAAAAGCGGAAGATGCGTCAGAGTCCTCTTCTATTGCCATGTCATTTCTCAG ATCGCAGCTGTGCTTCTTGCTGCAAGCGGTGCCGCTCTGTCTTTGATGCACTTTGAGAACTCCTTCAGTAATACTCACCAGAGAGTGGGATTGGCATTGTATGTATTCATGTGTCTTCAGCCAATCATTGGTTTCTTCAGACCAGAAAG AGGTGCCAAGGTAAGAAGTCTGTGGTTCTTCGTCCATTGGCTTCTCGGCATCGCAGTTTGCGCCACTGGAATCGCAAATGTCTACACTGGCCTCCGCACGTACCATGAGAGAACCACCAAGAGCGTCAGCGTTTGGACCGGCCTCCTTACCGTTGAGGTCACCTTCCTAGCTTTTTTCTATCTCTTGATAGATAGATGGAGCTACATGATCAAACAAGGACATCTCCCTGTCGAGCAGCTAAAACCCAATGATAATCACAGGACCTATCCAACTACTCTTCGGAAAGAGCTGGCTATGGTACAAGAGTGA